Proteins from a single region of Gasterosteus aculeatus chromosome 20, fGasAcu3.hap1.1, whole genome shotgun sequence:
- the prpf31 gene encoding U4/U6 small nuclear ribonucleoprotein Prp31: protein MSLADELLADLEEAADEGDDGLYPEEEEEDSDGEATQGRTEAGLEDIPEEMEVDYSKAESVSSIAKLRNSKQFSEIMDKITIYSGKQHKNSEDSGPVESNPEYRLIVAANNLTVEIDNELNIIHKFTRDKYSKRFPELESLVPDSLDYIRTVKELGNNLEKCKTNETLQQILTNATIMVVSVTASTTQGTLLSEDELNQLEEACDMALELNQSKHRIYEYVESKMSFIAPNLSIIVGASTAAKIMGIAGGLINLSKMPACNLMLLGAQRRTLSGFSSTSLLPHTGYIYHCDVVQSLPPDLRRKAARLVSAKCTLAARVDSFHESSVGKVGYDLKEEIERKFDKWQEPPPVKQVKPLPAPLDGQRKKRGGRRYRKMKERLGLTEIRKHANRMTFAEIEDDAYQEDLGFSLGQLGKSGSGRVRQAQVNDATKARISKSLQRTLQKQSMTYGGKSTVRDRSSGTSSSVAFTPLQGLEIVNPQAAEKKVAEANQKYFSNMAEFLKVKKEAKP, encoded by the exons ATGTCTCTGGCGGATGAGCTCCTGGCCGATTTGGAGGAGGCCGCTGATGAGGGGGATGATGGGTTGtatccagaggaggaggaggaggacagtgatGGAGAAGCTACGCAGGGAAGGACGGAAGCAGGGCTGGAAGACATCCCAGAAGAGATGGAGGTGGACTATAGCAAAGCGGAGAGCGTTTCGTCCATTGCGAAGCTCCGCAATAGCAAACAG TTTTCAGAAATTATGGATAAAATTACGATCTATAGTGGAAAACAGCACAAGAACTCAGAGG ACTCCGGCCCGGTCGAGTCTAACCCAGAATACAGACTGATCGTCGCAGCCAATAACCTCACAGTGGAGATCGACAATGAGCTCA ATATCATTCATAAGTTTACTCGGGACAAGTACTCCAAGAGGTTCCCAGAGCTTGAGTCTCTGGTGCCAGATTCTCTAGATTACATCCGCACGGTCAAG GAATTGGGAAACAATCTGGAGAAATGCAAGACCAATGAAACTCTGCAGCAAATCCTCACCAATGCCACCATTATGGTTGTCAGTGTCACAGCCTCGACCACACAAGG GACACTACTAAGTGAAGATGAACTGAATCAACTAGAGGAGGCATGTGACATGGCTCTGGAGCTAAACCAGTCCAAACACAGGATCTATGAATACGTAGAGTCCAAGATGTCATTCATTGCCCCCAATCTGTCCATCATTGTTGGAGCGTCAACCGCTGCGAAGATCATGG GTATCGCGGGCGGCCTCATCAACCTCTCAAAGATGCCCGCCTGTAACCTGATGCTGCTTGGAGCACAGAGGAGAACGCTGTCTGGCTTTAGCAGCACATCCTTGCTGCCCCACACCGGATACATCTACCACTGTGATGTTGTGCAATCACTTCCACCG GACCTCCGGAGAAAGGCAGCTCGTCTGGTGTCTGCAAAATGCACTCTGGCTGCCCGAGTGGACAGTTTCCACGAGAGTTCAGTTGGCAAG gTTGGCTACGATCTAAAggaagaaatagaaagaaaattTGATAAATGGCAAGAACCTCCGCCAGTGAAGCAGGTCAAGCCGCTGCCGGCTCCTCTGGAtggacagaggaagaagaggggaggaagaag GTATCGAAAGATGAAGGAGCGTCTTGGACTGACTGAGATCAGGAAACATGCAAACAGAATGACCTTTGCAGAG ATTGAAGATGATGCGTATCAGGAGGACCTGGGCTTCAGTCTGGGTCAGCTGGGAAAGAGCGGCAGCGGGCGTGTCAGGCAGGCTCAAGTGAATGACGCCACCAAGGCCAGGATTTCCAAATCCCTACAG AGGACCTTGCAGAAGCAGAGCATGACGTACGGAGGAAAGTCCACAGTCAGAGACCGCTCCTCCGGAACCAGCTCCAGTGTGGCGTTCACTCCTCTTCAG GGCTTGGAGATCGTGAACCCGCAGGCTGCAGAGAAGAAGGTGGCTGAAGCCAACCAGAAGTACTTCTCTAACATGGCGGAGTTCCTCAAAGTCAAAAAAGAAGCTAAGCcgtga